The following are encoded in a window of Streptomyces griseiscabiei genomic DNA:
- a CDS encoding RICIN domain-containing protein, producing MSLARTGARPGAAPRSRPTTFFFLLLSLLVAAATLVLPGAGRADALSRPAQTLYTPPSDALSPGSYYPRAMRLQHNGSANGTLLATFEQYRVDMPVFPIYRSTDNGTSWTKISEVADTQNGWGMRWQPELFELPKAMGGFPAGTILAAGDSVPYDRGGSKIDLYASTDRGQSWTFVTNIATGGKATDVNGNTPVWEPFFLVSGDRLIVYYSDQRDTDHGQKIVHQVSTDIRTWGPVVDDVAMPTYSQRPGMPTVARMPNGKYIMTYEYGGSAAGNFAVHYKISADPEAFDSVTGIPLRTTDGQVPQGTPYIVWLPTGGPDGTLVATAHSSDDLFVNTQNGAADTWTRMPSNVGGGYSRGLLPLADGHSLMVFSAGFGGDNRRNPVTYSTVDLGGGVSDGATYTMTNAGSALNLTIAGGSTANGTGATQQNPTTSTNQQWRFEQQSSGYFKIRNAASGKVLGVQNQSTANGAAVLQWDDNGTLDHEWAVAPHPSGGYSVTNRVSGKLLEIPSASTTVGTAAGQWSGTTCGCQRWNLTQTALPPLGTGQYVLVNKNSGKYLDIPAGSTTAGTAVGQWQNTACACQLFTFQSAGSGAWTIKNVKSNLNLDIQGSSGAAGAALVQNTASGSDSQKWTLTDAGGGHYTLRNVNSTLVAGVAQSSTANGAAVVQWGTAGLDDQLWKIVRVN from the coding sequence ATGTCCCTCGCTCGCACAGGCGCCAGACCCGGCGCCGCTCCGCGTTCCCGCCCCACGACATTCTTCTTCCTGCTGCTCTCGCTGCTCGTCGCCGCGGCGACGCTGGTCCTGCCCGGCGCGGGCAGGGCGGACGCTCTCTCCCGCCCCGCCCAGACGCTCTACACCCCGCCCTCCGACGCGCTCTCCCCCGGCAGCTACTACCCGCGGGCGATGCGCCTGCAGCACAACGGCTCGGCCAACGGCACCCTGCTCGCCACGTTCGAGCAGTACCGCGTCGACATGCCCGTCTTCCCGATCTACCGCTCCACCGACAACGGCACGTCCTGGACGAAGATCTCCGAGGTCGCCGACACCCAGAACGGCTGGGGCATGCGCTGGCAGCCCGAGCTGTTCGAACTGCCCAAGGCCATGGGCGGCTTCCCCGCCGGCACCATCCTCGCCGCCGGTGACTCGGTGCCGTACGACCGGGGCGGCAGCAAGATCGACCTGTACGCCAGCACCGACCGAGGCCAGAGCTGGACCTTCGTCACCAACATCGCGACAGGCGGCAAGGCCACCGACGTCAACGGCAACACCCCCGTGTGGGAGCCGTTCTTCCTGGTCTCCGGTGACAGGCTCATCGTCTACTACTCCGACCAGCGCGACACCGACCACGGCCAGAAGATCGTCCACCAGGTCTCCACGGACATCCGCACTTGGGGTCCGGTCGTCGACGACGTGGCGATGCCCACCTACAGCCAGCGCCCCGGCATGCCGACCGTCGCGAGAATGCCCAACGGCAAATACATCATGACGTACGAGTACGGCGGGTCGGCGGCGGGCAACTTCGCCGTCCACTACAAGATCTCCGCCGACCCGGAGGCGTTCGACTCCGTCACCGGCATCCCGCTGCGCACCACCGACGGCCAGGTCCCCCAGGGCACGCCCTACATCGTCTGGCTGCCCACCGGCGGCCCCGACGGAACCCTCGTCGCCACCGCCCACAGCAGCGACGACCTGTTCGTCAACACGCAGAACGGCGCCGCGGACACCTGGACGCGGATGCCCTCCAACGTCGGTGGCGGCTACAGCCGCGGTCTGCTTCCGCTGGCCGACGGACACAGCCTGATGGTGTTCAGCGCGGGCTTCGGCGGCGACAACCGCCGCAACCCGGTCACGTACAGCACGGTCGACCTCGGCGGCGGTGTCTCCGACGGCGCCACCTACACCATGACCAACGCGGGCAGTGCCCTGAACCTCACCATCGCCGGCGGCTCCACCGCCAACGGCACCGGCGCCACCCAGCAGAACCCCACCACCTCCACCAACCAGCAGTGGCGCTTCGAGCAGCAGTCCTCGGGCTACTTCAAGATCCGCAACGCGGCCAGCGGCAAGGTGCTCGGCGTGCAGAACCAGTCGACCGCGAACGGCGCCGCCGTCCTGCAGTGGGACGACAACGGCACCCTCGACCACGAGTGGGCCGTCGCGCCGCATCCGTCCGGCGGCTACAGCGTCACCAACCGCGTCAGTGGGAAGCTCCTCGAAATACCCAGTGCCTCCACCACGGTCGGCACCGCCGCCGGGCAGTGGAGCGGCACCACCTGCGGCTGCCAGCGCTGGAACCTCACCCAGACCGCCCTGCCGCCGCTGGGCACCGGCCAGTACGTCCTGGTGAACAAGAACAGCGGCAAGTACCTCGACATCCCGGCCGGCTCCACCACCGCCGGTACCGCCGTCGGCCAGTGGCAGAACACGGCCTGTGCCTGCCAGCTCTTCACCTTCCAGTCCGCCGGCAGCGGCGCCTGGACCATCAAGAACGTCAAGAGCAACCTCAACCTGGACATCCAGGGCTCCTCCGGCGCCGCCGGCGCGGCCCTCGTCCAGAACACCGCCTCCGGCTCCGACTCCCAGAAGTGGACCCTCACCGACGCGGGCGGCGGTCACTACACACTCCGCAATGTGAACAGCACCCTCGTCGCCGGAGTCGCCCAGTCCTCCACCGCGAACGGGGCAGCCGTCGTCCAGTGGGGCACCGCCGGCCTGGACGACCAGCTCTGGAAGATCGTACGAGTCAACTGA
- a CDS encoding restriction endonuclease yields MVGGSLVLVLLVVFWSAVWPYITGAVLVGGVASVGWWLWRADRLVRGRDRLWRQEEAVKAGHRTLAEVDAMTGTEFEDLVAGLCRRDGCTEVRRVGGANDNGADVVGRLPDGRSVVIQCKRYAPSSTIASRELRDLLGAKVHFEADVAVFVTTTRFSRPSEKFALRHEILAVHRDHFGLWNNGASLLSLSEVNGQGQGDSRHRARWKRAYGK; encoded by the coding sequence GTGGTCGGCGGCAGCCTCGTGCTGGTTCTGCTGGTGGTGTTCTGGTCGGCGGTGTGGCCGTACATCACGGGGGCTGTGCTCGTGGGCGGTGTCGCATCGGTGGGATGGTGGCTCTGGCGTGCGGATCGGCTCGTCCGTGGCAGGGACCGTCTGTGGCGGCAGGAAGAGGCGGTGAAGGCCGGGCACCGCACGCTTGCCGAGGTGGACGCGATGACCGGTACCGAGTTCGAGGACCTGGTCGCGGGCCTGTGCCGACGGGACGGTTGCACGGAGGTCCGGCGGGTGGGCGGTGCGAACGACAACGGCGCCGATGTCGTCGGCCGGCTCCCGGACGGCCGGAGCGTGGTGATCCAGTGCAAGCGCTATGCGCCGAGCAGCACGATCGCGAGTCGCGAACTGCGTGATCTGCTGGGTGCCAAGGTGCACTTCGAGGCCGACGTGGCGGTGTTCGTCACGACCACGCGGTTCAGCCGCCCGTCCGAGAAGTTCGCGCTGCGGCACGAGATCCTCGCCGTGCACCGAGATCACTTCGGGCTGTGGAACAACGGGGCTTCCCTCCTGTCGCTGAGCGAGGTGAACGGCCAGGGGCAGGGAGACTCCCGCCACCGAGCCCGCTGGAAGCGGGCGTACGGCAAGTAA
- a CDS encoding TetR/AcrR family transcriptional regulator, whose translation MAHVSAAERRPQLIKAAIDLMTREGVAAGSTRAIAAELGVAQATVHYTFGTKEDLYRAVMEQLTHDLITQVQAAAPSEGSFEESVASLAAALWKTLREQPTTHQLLTELSMFALRTPRLQEALLAHYGEVTASTTKLVTEAAERSGHPLAQPAENLARFFLAGFDGLSVQHLSLPDEEAERVGLQALVSAVVALAGGRLELVALPVL comes from the coding sequence ATGGCTCATGTGTCCGCGGCGGAGCGCCGCCCCCAGTTGATCAAGGCCGCCATCGACCTCATGACCAGGGAGGGCGTCGCCGCCGGGAGCACCCGTGCCATCGCCGCCGAGCTGGGCGTGGCGCAGGCGACGGTGCACTACACCTTCGGCACCAAGGAGGATCTGTACCGCGCCGTCATGGAGCAGCTCACCCACGACCTGATCACCCAGGTCCAGGCGGCCGCGCCGTCGGAGGGCAGCTTCGAGGAGAGCGTCGCCTCCCTCGCCGCCGCCCTGTGGAAGACCCTGCGCGAACAGCCGACCACGCATCAACTGCTCACCGAGCTGTCGATGTTCGCCCTGCGCACGCCCCGGCTGCAGGAGGCCCTCCTCGCCCACTACGGCGAGGTGACGGCCTCGACGACGAAGCTGGTCACCGAGGCGGCCGAACGCTCCGGTCACCCACTGGCCCAGCCCGCGGAGAACCTGGCCCGGTTCTTCCTCGCCGGCTTCGACGGACTGTCCGTCCAGCACCTCTCCCTGCCCGACGAGGAAGCCGAACGCGTCGGTCTCCAGGCCCTGGTCTCGGCTGTGGTGGCCCTCGCGGGCGGCCGGCTGGAGCTGGTGGCTCTGCCCGTGCTGTGA
- a CDS encoding SDR family NAD(P)-dependent oxidoreductase, which translates to MARVTDRTVLIVGASSGIGAQVARQLAADGNRLVLTARRAPELARVAQEVRSAGSACLDLVADALDPRAAAEVVAAGVAEYGTIDVALLNAGQGPDMAMDRVSVADVARIMALNYDTVVNYLVPLIDRMSSQADGGLIAHTNSLAGLMGLPRQGPYSAAKAAARTLIDAARVELAPHGIRFTSIHPGFVATERVSGDGLPKPFQISQERAARYVVRALEREPAQAYFPWPTAALVRTLRALPAPVSAAVLRRLASA; encoded by the coding sequence ATGGCACGCGTCACCGACCGCACGGTCCTGATCGTCGGCGCCTCTTCGGGCATCGGCGCGCAGGTGGCACGGCAACTCGCCGCCGACGGCAACCGCCTCGTCCTCACGGCGCGACGCGCCCCCGAACTGGCCCGCGTCGCGCAGGAGGTGCGGTCGGCGGGCAGTGCCTGCCTGGACCTCGTCGCCGACGCCCTCGACCCCCGGGCCGCGGCCGAGGTGGTCGCGGCCGGCGTCGCGGAGTACGGGACGATCGACGTGGCGCTGCTCAACGCGGGCCAGGGCCCGGACATGGCGATGGACCGGGTGAGCGTGGCGGACGTCGCCCGGATCATGGCGCTGAACTACGACACGGTGGTCAACTACCTCGTCCCGCTGATCGACCGGATGAGTTCCCAGGCGGACGGCGGTCTGATCGCCCACACCAACTCCCTCGCGGGGCTGATGGGCCTACCCCGCCAGGGTCCGTACTCGGCGGCGAAGGCCGCCGCGCGCACGCTGATCGACGCGGCGCGCGTCGAACTGGCGCCCCACGGCATCCGGTTCACCTCGATCCACCCGGGGTTCGTCGCCACGGAGCGCGTCAGCGGCGACGGGCTGCCGAAGCCCTTCCAGATCAGCCAGGAGCGGGCGGCCCGGTACGTCGTCCGCGCCCTGGAACGCGAACCGGCCCAGGCGTACTTCCCCTGGCCGACGGCCGCGCTGGTCCGCACCCTGCGCGCCCTCCCCGCGCCCGTCTCCGCCGCCGTGCTCCGGCGGCTGGCCTCCGCCTGA
- a CDS encoding ABC transporter substrate-binding protein, translating into MHRFSPGRPMPAPGRRTVLRGIGGAVVLGGGIPLLSACAGSSGAGDTKAVSLGSNASDAVPKKAFAEIYAAFTKKSGITVDVNTKDHNTFQEQINSYLQGTPDDVFNWFAGYRMQFFAAKGLATPIDDVWKTIGGNFPEAMHKLSKGEDGKYYFVPLTTYPWAVFYRRSVFRKHGYEVPATWDELIALCKRMKKDGLVPIAFGDKDAWPALGTFDQLNFRTNGYDFHVELMAGKASWTDAKVRSVFDHWSEILPYHQEGAVGRTWQDAAQTLVAKKAGMYLLGTFVAQQFTDQADLDDLDFFPFPEIDPAHGQDTVEAPTDGLMLSKAPRNKQGAVQLLEFLGTPEAEEIYLKADPSVVAASTKADTSSYNALQKKAYDMIAGAKSLTQFMDRDSRPDFTSTVMQPSLQKFIRDPKGIDSLLSSIERQKKTIFASS; encoded by the coding sequence ATGCACCGTTTCTCCCCTGGTCGACCCATGCCTGCCCCCGGCCGTCGTACCGTCCTGCGCGGCATCGGCGGGGCCGTTGTCCTGGGTGGTGGCATCCCCTTGCTGAGCGCTTGTGCGGGCAGTTCGGGGGCGGGTGACACAAAGGCCGTCTCGCTCGGCTCGAACGCGTCCGACGCGGTGCCGAAGAAGGCGTTCGCCGAGATCTACGCGGCCTTCACCAAGAAGTCCGGGATCACGGTCGACGTCAACACCAAGGACCACAACACGTTCCAGGAGCAGATCAACTCCTATCTGCAGGGCACACCTGACGACGTGTTCAACTGGTTCGCCGGCTACCGCATGCAGTTCTTCGCCGCCAAGGGCCTCGCCACCCCGATCGACGACGTGTGGAAGACCATCGGAGGCAACTTCCCCGAGGCGATGCACAAACTCAGCAAGGGCGAGGACGGCAAGTACTACTTCGTCCCGCTGACCACGTATCCGTGGGCGGTCTTCTACCGCAGGAGCGTCTTCCGGAAGCACGGCTACGAGGTCCCCGCCACCTGGGACGAACTCATCGCGCTGTGCAAGCGGATGAAGAAGGACGGGCTGGTCCCGATCGCCTTCGGCGACAAGGACGCCTGGCCCGCGCTCGGCACCTTCGACCAGCTCAACTTCCGTACCAACGGCTACGACTTCCACGTCGAGCTGATGGCGGGCAAGGCGTCCTGGACCGACGCCAAGGTCCGCTCGGTCTTCGACCACTGGAGCGAGATCCTGCCCTACCACCAGGAGGGCGCGGTCGGCCGGACCTGGCAGGACGCGGCACAGACCCTGGTGGCGAAGAAGGCGGGCATGTACCTGCTGGGCACCTTCGTGGCGCAGCAGTTCACCGACCAGGCCGACCTGGACGACCTCGACTTCTTCCCCTTCCCGGAGATCGATCCCGCCCACGGCCAGGACACCGTCGAGGCGCCCACCGACGGCCTCATGCTCAGCAAGGCCCCCAGGAACAAGCAGGGTGCTGTCCAGTTGCTGGAGTTCCTGGGCACCCCGGAGGCCGAGGAGATCTACCTCAAGGCCGACCCCAGCGTGGTGGCCGCCTCCACCAAGGCCGACACCTCCTCGTACAACGCCCTGCAGAAGAAGGCGTACGACATGATCGCGGGCGCCAAGAGCCTGACGCAGTTCATGGACCGCGACAGCCGTCCGGACTTCACCTCCACGGTGATGCAGCCCTCGCTGCAGAAGTTCATCCGCGACCCCAAGGGCATCGACAGCCTGCTCTCGTCGATCGAGCGCCAGAAGAAGACGATCTTCGCCTCGTCATGA
- a CDS encoding LacI family DNA-binding transcriptional regulator — MAPGVGRDAAVSAPRSADVARLAGVSRKTVSRVLNDEPYVSDDARRRVLAAAEELGYRLNHAARALASGRTRSIGVVALGTAGYGTASLLVHIEQAVRDAGYALRVVNTPDGDPEGIAGAVESLLEQGVDGVVVSEPIVEGEVSLRVDVPVLFLGAPPAFTATRTVTASVGSYALARAATEHLLDLGHATVHHLAGPRQWYATKDRIEGWQAALAARGAHEPPLLNGDWSPASGYAAGRELASDSSVTAVFAAGDEMAIGLIHALREAGRRVPEDVSVVGFDGNPVFAYVSPPLTTVRQPFDAAARQGVGLLVHAIEEPGRELPPASDPPVELVVRGSTAPPPSRRSQSPSPTT, encoded by the coding sequence ATGGCACCAGGTGTGGGACGGGACGCGGCCGTGTCCGCGCCGCGCAGCGCGGATGTCGCTCGACTGGCCGGTGTCTCGCGCAAGACCGTCTCGCGGGTCCTCAACGACGAGCCGTACGTCTCCGACGATGCCCGCCGACGCGTCCTCGCCGCCGCCGAGGAACTCGGCTACCGGCTGAACCACGCGGCCAGGGCGCTCGCTTCCGGACGCACCCGTTCCATCGGTGTGGTCGCTCTGGGAACGGCCGGATACGGAACAGCCTCACTGCTCGTGCACATCGAACAGGCCGTACGGGACGCGGGATACGCCCTCCGTGTGGTCAACACGCCGGACGGCGACCCGGAAGGCATCGCCGGCGCCGTGGAATCACTCCTGGAGCAGGGCGTGGACGGCGTCGTCGTCTCCGAGCCCATCGTGGAGGGGGAGGTCTCCCTCCGTGTCGACGTGCCGGTCCTCTTCCTCGGGGCACCCCCCGCCTTCACCGCCACCCGCACGGTCACCGCGAGCGTGGGGTCGTACGCCCTGGCACGAGCGGCCACCGAGCACCTGCTCGACCTGGGGCACGCGACCGTCCACCACCTCGCCGGCCCGAGACAGTGGTACGCCACCAAGGACCGGATCGAGGGATGGCAGGCGGCGCTCGCCGCACGAGGCGCGCACGAACCGCCCCTGCTCAACGGCGACTGGTCGCCCGCCTCCGGGTACGCGGCGGGTCGTGAGCTGGCGTCGGACAGCTCGGTGACAGCGGTGTTCGCGGCGGGCGACGAGATGGCCATCGGCCTCATCCACGCCCTGCGGGAAGCAGGGCGCCGTGTTCCGGAGGACGTCAGTGTCGTCGGGTTCGACGGCAACCCGGTCTTCGCCTATGTCTCCCCACCGCTGACCACCGTGCGGCAGCCCTTCGACGCCGCGGCGCGGCAGGGAGTCGGACTGCTCGTCCACGCCATCGAGGAACCGGGCAGGGAACTGCCGCCGGCGAGCGACCCACCGGTGGAACTCGTCGTCCGCGGCTCGACCGCACCACCGCCGTCCCGCAGGAGCCAGAGCCCCTCGCCCACCACCTGA
- a CDS encoding bifunctional cytochrome P450/NADPH--P450 reductase, with product MTHATERGTEPIPERPALPLVGHAFDIPGGADGLLHVMKEARELGPLFKVRVFGNEINIASGLDLVTELADESRFRKNVHADLVLLREIGGDGLFTAFNDEPNWRKAHDVLMPAFSLGAMRGYHATMLEVARELIGKWDGAAGTEPVDVADDMTRLTFDTIGLCGFGYDFESFGRQEPHPFVTALSRALGFAQAKGESIPGLDLFKWKQAEQFRTDVAEMRDLVDDVIRERRATGDTGTDDLLGRMLHTRDQITGEPLDDVNIRHQAITFLVAGHETTSGALSFALYYLTKHPEVLARAQAEVDALWGDTDTPDPDYGDIGKLTYIRQVLNESLRLWPTAPAYAVEPVEDTVIGDRYAVRRGETIQVLIPQLHRDPAWGENVELFDPDRFLPERELERPVHLFKPFGSGERACIGRQFALHEATLVLALVIHRYRLIDHTDYRLKIKQSLTIKPDAFTLRLARRTGGERRLPPVTSGRAPAEEARPVVRRAAGTTLTLLHGSNLGTCAGIARELAQDGEQHGFAPAVASLDSVAGRLRADDGPVVIVAASYNGRPTDDATRFMEWLDRLAPGSLDGLRYAVLGVGDRNWAATYQRVPTLIDERLSAAGATALLERGAADASGDFAGTVDRWTGELWTTLLDHHGTAQEAPAAQPDTEAEGGLYVLEDTTDSVTGGLAARHGVQPMEVLDARELVDMSHGLGRSKRFLRLRLPEGITYRTGDHLAVLPRNPDHLVQRVTDRFGLDPDRTVRLRARRRGRNTLPVDRPLTVRRLLTDFVELQDPATQGQIAVLAEHTACPPEKRPLTELAAADPDSFRERVTAAGHSVLDLLERHRACELPFERFLELLPVLRPRHYSISSSAEAAPGEVDLMVSLLAAPHRAGEGMFHGIGSHFLQTVRPGDTLQARVLPCSETFRLPEDTSAPVILVSAGTGLAPFRGAVLDRRHTGSTGTLLCYFGCDHPDVDYLHRAEFEAAEAAGAVSMRPTFSCVPEDGVRFVQDRIRKEGAEVWAVLEAGGRVHVCGDGRRMAPAVREAFRALYRENTGADDTEAAAWLDALTESGHYVEDVWAG from the coding sequence ATGACTCACGCGACCGAACGCGGAACCGAACCGATCCCCGAGCGTCCCGCCCTCCCTCTGGTCGGCCACGCGTTCGACATACCCGGTGGTGCCGACGGCCTGCTCCATGTGATGAAGGAGGCCAGGGAACTCGGTCCGCTGTTCAAGGTGCGGGTCTTCGGCAACGAGATCAACATCGCCTCCGGCCTCGACCTCGTCACCGAGCTGGCGGACGAGAGCCGCTTCCGCAAGAACGTGCACGCCGACCTCGTGCTGCTGCGGGAGATCGGTGGCGACGGACTGTTCACCGCCTTCAACGACGAGCCCAACTGGCGCAAGGCGCACGACGTCCTCATGCCGGCCTTCTCCCTCGGCGCGATGCGTGGCTATCACGCGACGATGCTCGAGGTGGCGCGTGAACTGATCGGGAAGTGGGACGGGGCGGCCGGGACGGAGCCGGTGGACGTCGCCGACGACATGACCCGGCTGACCTTCGACACGATCGGACTGTGCGGCTTCGGCTACGACTTCGAGTCGTTCGGCCGCCAGGAACCGCACCCCTTCGTGACCGCGCTGTCGCGCGCGCTCGGCTTCGCCCAGGCGAAGGGCGAGTCCATCCCCGGCCTGGACCTCTTCAAGTGGAAGCAGGCCGAACAGTTCCGGACCGACGTGGCCGAGATGCGGGACCTCGTCGACGACGTGATCCGGGAGCGCAGGGCCACCGGCGACACCGGCACCGACGACCTGCTCGGGCGCATGCTGCACACCCGCGACCAGATCACCGGCGAACCGCTGGACGACGTCAACATCCGTCACCAGGCGATCACGTTCCTCGTCGCCGGGCACGAGACCACCAGCGGGGCCCTGTCGTTCGCCCTGTACTACCTCACCAAGCACCCCGAGGTCCTCGCCCGCGCCCAGGCCGAGGTCGACGCCCTCTGGGGCGACACGGACACCCCCGACCCCGACTACGGGGACATCGGGAAACTGACGTACATCCGGCAGGTGCTCAACGAGAGTCTGCGGCTCTGGCCGACCGCCCCCGCCTACGCCGTGGAGCCCGTGGAGGACACCGTCATCGGCGACAGGTACGCCGTGCGCCGGGGCGAGACGATCCAGGTGCTCATCCCGCAGCTGCACCGGGACCCCGCCTGGGGCGAGAACGTCGAGCTGTTCGACCCCGACCGGTTCCTGCCCGAGCGGGAGCTGGAGCGGCCGGTCCACCTGTTCAAGCCGTTCGGCAGCGGCGAACGCGCCTGCATCGGCCGCCAGTTCGCGCTCCACGAGGCCACGCTCGTCCTCGCGCTGGTGATCCACCGCTACCGCCTGATCGACCACACCGACTACCGGCTGAAGATCAAGCAGTCGCTCACGATCAAGCCCGACGCGTTCACCCTGCGCCTGGCCCGGCGGACCGGCGGGGAGCGCCGGCTGCCGCCCGTCACCTCGGGCCGGGCTCCGGCGGAGGAGGCCCGGCCCGTGGTCCGCAGGGCCGCCGGAACCACCCTGACCCTGCTGCACGGCTCCAACCTCGGCACCTGCGCCGGCATCGCGCGTGAACTCGCCCAGGACGGCGAACAGCACGGCTTCGCCCCGGCCGTCGCCTCCCTGGACAGCGTCGCCGGCCGCCTCCGCGCCGACGACGGGCCGGTGGTGATCGTCGCCGCCTCCTACAACGGCAGGCCCACCGACGACGCCACGCGGTTCATGGAGTGGCTCGACCGACTGGCACCGGGCTCGCTCGACGGCCTCCGGTACGCCGTGCTCGGCGTCGGCGACCGCAACTGGGCCGCCACCTACCAGCGCGTGCCGACCCTCATCGACGAACGGCTGAGCGCGGCCGGCGCCACCGCACTGCTGGAGCGCGGCGCCGCGGACGCCTCCGGCGACTTCGCCGGCACGGTGGACCGCTGGACCGGCGAGCTGTGGACCACACTCCTCGACCACCACGGAACCGCCCAGGAGGCGCCGGCGGCGCAGCCGGACACCGAGGCGGAGGGCGGCCTGTACGTACTGGAGGACACCACCGACTCGGTCACCGGCGGCCTCGCGGCACGGCACGGCGTCCAGCCCATGGAGGTCCTCGACGCCCGCGAACTGGTCGACATGTCCCACGGTCTGGGCCGCTCCAAGCGCTTCCTCAGGCTGCGGCTGCCCGAGGGGATCACCTACCGCACCGGCGACCACCTGGCCGTCCTCCCGCGCAACCCGGACCACCTCGTCCAGCGGGTCACGGACCGGTTCGGCCTCGACCCGGACCGCACCGTCCGGCTGCGCGCCCGCCGGCGCGGCCGCAACACCCTCCCCGTCGACCGCCCGCTCACCGTCCGCCGGCTGCTCACCGACTTCGTGGAACTCCAGGACCCCGCCACGCAAGGGCAGATCGCCGTGCTCGCCGAGCACACCGCCTGCCCGCCGGAGAAGCGTCCCCTGACGGAACTCGCCGCGGCGGACCCGGACAGCTTCCGCGAGCGGGTGACCGCCGCCGGACACAGCGTCCTGGACCTGCTGGAGCGCCACCGCGCCTGTGAGCTGCCGTTCGAGCGCTTCCTCGAACTGCTCCCCGTACTGCGCCCCCGCCACTACTCGATCTCCTCGTCCGCCGAGGCGGCACCCGGCGAGGTCGATCTGATGGTGTCGCTCCTCGCCGCTCCCCACCGGGCAGGCGAGGGCATGTTCCACGGCATCGGCTCGCACTTCCTGCAGACCGTGCGGCCTGGCGACACCCTGCAGGCGCGGGTCCTGCCGTGCAGCGAGACGTTCCGTCTGCCCGAGGACACCTCCGCCCCCGTGATCCTGGTGAGCGCGGGAACCGGGCTCGCGCCCTTCCGGGGTGCCGTCCTCGACCGCCGTCACACGGGCTCCACCGGGACGCTGCTGTGCTACTTCGGCTGCGACCACCCGGATGTCGACTACCTGCACCGCGCGGAGTTCGAGGCGGCCGAGGCCGCCGGAGCCGTCAGCATGCGGCCCACCTTCTCCTGCGTGCCTGAGGACGGGGTCCGCTTCGTGCAGGACCGGATCAGGAAGGAGGGCGCCGAGGTCTGGGCGGTGCTGGAAGCGGGCGGACGCGTCCACGTCTGCGGCGACGGCCGTCGTATGGCCCCGGCGGTGCGCGAGGCGTTCAGGGCCCTCTACCGCGAGAACACCGGCGCCGACGACACCGAGGCCGCCGCATGGCTGGACGCCCTGACCGAGTCCGGCCACTACGTCGAGGACGTCTGGGCCGGCTGA
- a CDS encoding MFS transporter, producing MTARGGSALTLGVAVALVAGVTLGNGGANVMPVFVDDFASRFALSDSGAGLVAAVQLTATAIVTLLLAGRAARPGRVRMARLGLAVSGAGFLGATAASDPVVLILANLVIGAGLGAVYASATAALAATDDADRTSAVAVCGTVCATALLLMGVAAANHDVGGGTGFLLMALGCLLAWPLVRGLPDGPGAPAGLSLGAAGSVPARPSVVLLAGTALLWAVTQGAWSYTSVLGREHTGMSHSLVSGVLAAASVVALVGAVAGPVAARRFGRMRSMAFFVTLQALAMAALIITHDPVLFVGAAVLWQTCQLAVLVQMLAAASLIDASGRLVASLSGAGALGTGVGPLAVGALLDGAGAGALGAVLAVGTFVASLPLLRMTVDGATAYGARPSAPTPAP from the coding sequence GTGACCGCGCGGGGCGGCTCCGCCCTCACCCTCGGCGTCGCGGTGGCACTCGTCGCCGGAGTGACCCTCGGCAACGGGGGAGCGAACGTGATGCCCGTCTTCGTCGACGACTTCGCCTCGCGCTTCGCGCTGTCGGACTCCGGCGCCGGTCTTGTCGCGGCGGTCCAGCTGACGGCGACCGCGATCGTCACCCTGCTGCTCGCCGGGCGCGCCGCGCGCCCCGGGCGGGTGCGGATGGCCCGACTGGGGCTGGCCGTCTCCGGGGCGGGCTTTCTCGGCGCGACGGCCGCCTCCGACCCCGTCGTGCTGATCCTGGCCAACCTCGTGATCGGAGCCGGGCTCGGCGCGGTCTACGCCTCGGCCACCGCGGCCCTCGCCGCCACCGACGACGCCGACAGGACCTCGGCGGTCGCCGTCTGCGGCACGGTCTGCGCGACGGCGCTGCTGCTGATGGGCGTCGCCGCCGCCAACCACGACGTGGGCGGGGGCACCGGCTTCCTGCTCATGGCACTGGGCTGTCTGCTCGCCTGGCCGCTGGTGCGCGGACTCCCCGACGGCCCCGGGGCACCGGCCGGCCTGTCGCTCGGGGCGGCCGGGTCCGTCCCGGCGAGACCGTCGGTCGTACTGCTCGCCGGAACCGCGCTGCTGTGGGCCGTCACCCAGGGGGCGTGGTCGTACACCTCCGTCCTGGGGCGGGAGCACACCGGTATGTCCCACTCGCTCGTGTCGGGCGTTCTCGCGGCGGCCAGTGTGGTGGCACTCGTCGGCGCGGTGGCGGGCCCCGTCGCCGCCCGGCGCTTCGGACGCATGCGGTCGATGGCGTTCTTCGTCACCCTGCAGGCCCTGGCGATGGCGGCCCTGATCATCACGCACGACCCCGTGCTCTTCGTCGGCGCGGCCGTCCTGTGGCAGACCTGCCAACTGGCCGTCCTGGTCCAGATGCTGGCCGCCGCCTCGCTGATCGACGCGAGCGGCCGGCTGGTGGCCTCGCTCAGCGGGGCGGGCGCGCTCGGCACGGGCGTCGGCCCGCTGGCCGTCGGTGCCCTCCTCGACGGTGCCGGGGCCGGTGCCCTGGGCGCGGTCCTCGCCGTCGGCACGTTCGTCGCCTCGCTGCCCCTGCTGCGGATGACGGTGGACGGCGCCACGGCCTACGGCGCGCGCCCGTCCGCCCCCACGCCCGCACCCTGA